The following coding sequences lie in one Deltaproteobacteria bacterium genomic window:
- a CDS encoding serine/threonine protein kinase codes for MQSSVPHDHDALLDVGAVVDARYRIERLLGEGGMGAVYRAVHVGLGRTVALKVLKPEWLGFGEVVRRFRQEARAASAIGHPNIIELLDTGSLADGRPYIAMEYLDGRTLYDELVHNGAMSTPRACRIGAAIAHALAATHAIGIVHRDLKAENVILVPGNDGEIVKVLDFGVSADLGDAGPRMTRPGLAVGTPIYMAPEQALAAPPTPGFDIYALGVVLFEMLSGQPPIDGTTAVEILQRKATAAPSLATLCPDLPTALIELVDRCLAIAPEQRPSDAAEIARVLERVNAEPTLPLGVPAPAVARRRVGAWIVGGGVVAGVLAAALAWSLRPPADPTPTAPPVLTPAADAPPAPRPQATPPLAPPAELDTPKPVETPTPIEPTPAVVDDAAPASTRDTKPKPRTTERPTTATAPTPTPASTPAEAPAHASTACERERREAEDARLAADWRGMLRHTERAECWSSKSARQKLRVKASLELGRYGDCIAFGRELTDPTAMSWVRQCELRNSREQPSP; via the coding sequence GTGCAGTCCAGCGTCCCCCACGATCACGATGCCCTGCTCGATGTCGGTGCGGTGGTCGACGCGCGCTACCGCATCGAGCGACTGCTCGGTGAAGGCGGGATGGGTGCGGTGTACCGGGCCGTGCACGTCGGGCTCGGCCGCACCGTCGCACTCAAGGTGTTGAAGCCCGAGTGGCTCGGCTTCGGCGAGGTCGTGCGGCGCTTCCGACAGGAGGCCCGCGCGGCCAGTGCGATCGGCCACCCGAACATCATCGAGCTGCTCGACACCGGCAGCCTCGCCGATGGCCGCCCCTACATCGCGATGGAGTACCTCGACGGGCGCACGCTCTACGACGAGCTCGTGCACAACGGCGCGATGTCGACGCCCCGCGCCTGTCGCATCGGTGCCGCGATCGCCCACGCGCTGGCGGCCACCCACGCGATCGGCATCGTGCACCGCGATCTCAAGGCCGAGAACGTGATCCTCGTACCGGGCAACGACGGCGAGATCGTCAAGGTGCTCGACTTCGGCGTCTCCGCAGATCTCGGCGACGCCGGACCTCGCATGACGCGGCCGGGCCTCGCGGTCGGCACGCCGATCTACATGGCGCCCGAGCAGGCGCTCGCGGCCCCGCCGACCCCCGGCTTCGACATCTACGCGCTCGGCGTGGTGCTGTTCGAGATGTTGTCGGGCCAGCCACCGATCGACGGCACCACCGCGGTGGAGATCCTGCAACGCAAGGCCACGGCGGCGCCCTCACTCGCGACGCTCTGCCCCGACCTGCCGACCGCGTTGATCGAGCTGGTGGATCGCTGCCTCGCGATCGCACCCGAGCAGCGGCCGAGCGATGCCGCCGAGATCGCCCGCGTGCTCGAGCGCGTGAACGCCGAGCCGACGCTCCCGCTGGGTGTGCCGGCACCCGCGGTCGCACGCAGGCGCGTCGGCGCGTGGATCGTGGGTGGCGGCGTGGTCGCGGGCGTGCTCGCAGCCGCGCTCGCGTGGTCGCTGCGGCCGCCGGCAGATCCGACACCGACCGCGCCGCCCGTGCTGACGCCGGCCGCCGACGCCCCGCCCGCACCGCGCCCGCAAGCGACGCCTCCGCTCGCACCGCCGGCGGAGCTCGACACACCGAAGCCGGTCGAGACACCCACGCCGATCGAGCCGACGCCCGCGGTCGTGGACGATGCCGCGCCGGCGAGCACGCGTGACACCAAGCCGAAGCCGCGCACGACCGAGCGCCCGACGACGGCGACCGCACCGACACCAACACCGGCGAGCACGCCCGCCGAGGCGCCCGCGCACGCCTCGACCGCCTGCGAGCGGGAGCGTCGCGAGGCCGAGGACGCGCGACTGGCCGCGGACTGGCGCGGCATGTTGCGACACACCGAACGCGCCGAGTGCTGGTCGTCCAAGTCGGCGCGCCAGAAGCTGCGCGTGAAGGCCAGCCTCGAGCTCGGTCGCTACGGCGACTGCATCGCGTTCGGCCGCGAGCTCACCGATCCCACCGCGATGTCATGGGTCCGCCAATGCGAGCTACGCAACAGCCGAGAGCAACCCTCCCCGTGA
- a CDS encoding thioredoxin domain-containing protein → MPNRLASSSSPYLRQHQDNPVDWWPWCDEALALARAQDRPVLLSVGYSACHWCHVMAHESFEDPAIAAVMNQRFVNIKVDREERPDLDAIYQKVVQLLSQGGGWPLTVFLTPAGEPIYGGTYFPPAPRHGRPSFAQVLDAIHDLWTARREQVATQVASFREGMAAIAGIVDDERAAADDAPALDDPEAARAAARRLLERVDARDGGFGRAPKFPNPTALEILATIARGPAGDELATACGNALRLTLDRMYEGGIYDHLRGGFARYSTDREWLVPHFEKMLYDNAQLLPLYAEAAIEWPEAEHLARVAHETVAYLVADMRTSAGTFFAATDADSEGEEGKYFCWTPAEVAEAVGDAELARRFCEVYGVAPGGNFEHGRSILHLMKPLARCVDDDAPEVASLLTRLQPARERLLAHRATRVPPLRDEKVLTSWNALLARGLIRAAAALSQPSWVELARACVETLCRDHLDAEGRVLRSGFEGRVQLRGVLDDVAALACACLDLHEVTLAPRWLAQAEQLAAQLVDHFVRPQRDGFDFTPDDGEALIERSESQHDGPLPSGVALAIELLLRLDASDHAPPAAREILERTLDRFRGASKQPFGYASLLQAARLAAPDAVHVKLFAPSHDDADVQALRDALQDRRRGRSTPLSWTFVASPRRGAVVCRQQTCTSMLGDRDAVLAAIG, encoded by the coding sequence ATGCCCAATCGCCTCGCGAGCTCCTCGAGCCCCTACCTGCGCCAGCACCAAGACAACCCGGTGGACTGGTGGCCGTGGTGCGACGAGGCCCTCGCGTTGGCGCGCGCGCAGGATCGGCCAGTCCTGCTGTCGGTCGGCTACAGCGCGTGCCACTGGTGCCACGTGATGGCCCACGAGTCCTTCGAGGATCCTGCGATCGCCGCGGTGATGAACCAGCGCTTCGTGAACATCAAGGTCGACCGCGAGGAGCGACCCGACCTCGACGCGATCTATCAGAAGGTCGTGCAGCTGCTGTCGCAGGGCGGCGGCTGGCCACTCACGGTGTTCCTGACGCCGGCGGGTGAGCCGATCTACGGTGGCACCTACTTCCCGCCAGCGCCGCGCCATGGCCGACCCAGCTTCGCGCAGGTGCTCGACGCGATCCACGATCTGTGGACCGCACGGCGCGAGCAGGTCGCCACGCAGGTCGCGTCGTTTCGCGAGGGCATGGCCGCGATTGCGGGCATCGTCGACGACGAGCGAGCAGCGGCCGACGACGCACCCGCACTCGACGACCCCGAGGCCGCTCGTGCGGCGGCGCGACGGCTGCTCGAGCGCGTCGATGCGCGCGACGGCGGCTTCGGCCGCGCGCCCAAGTTCCCCAACCCGACCGCGCTCGAGATCCTCGCGACGATTGCCCGCGGCCCCGCGGGCGACGAGCTCGCGACCGCCTGCGGCAATGCGCTGCGGCTCACGCTCGATCGCATGTACGAGGGCGGCATCTACGATCACCTGCGCGGCGGCTTCGCGCGCTACAGCACCGACCGCGAGTGGCTGGTGCCGCACTTCGAGAAGATGCTCTACGACAACGCGCAGCTGCTGCCGCTGTACGCCGAGGCCGCGATCGAGTGGCCCGAGGCCGAGCATCTCGCGCGCGTCGCCCACGAGACCGTCGCGTATCTCGTGGCCGACATGCGCACGAGCGCGGGCACCTTCTTCGCGGCCACCGACGCCGACAGCGAGGGCGAGGAGGGCAAGTACTTCTGCTGGACCCCGGCCGAGGTCGCCGAGGCGGTCGGCGACGCCGAGCTCGCGAGGCGCTTCTGCGAGGTCTACGGGGTCGCACCCGGCGGCAACTTCGAGCACGGCCGCAGCATCCTGCACCTGATGAAGCCACTGGCGCGCTGCGTCGACGACGATGCGCCCGAGGTCGCGTCGTTGCTGACGCGGCTGCAGCCCGCGCGCGAGCGTCTGCTGGCGCACCGAGCCACGCGCGTGCCGCCGCTGCGCGACGAGAAGGTGCTGACCTCGTGGAACGCGTTGCTGGCCCGCGGGCTGATCCGAGCCGCCGCCGCGCTGTCCCAGCCGTCGTGGGTCGAGCTCGCACGGGCCTGCGTCGAGACGCTTTGTCGCGATCATCTCGACGCCGAGGGTCGTGTGCTGCGCTCGGGCTTCGAGGGCCGCGTGCAGCTGCGCGGTGTGCTCGACGACGTCGCGGCGCTGGCGTGCGCATGCCTCGATCTGCACGAGGTCACGCTGGCGCCGCGTTGGCTGGCGCAGGCCGAGCAGCTCGCGGCGCAGCTGGTCGACCACTTCGTACGGCCGCAGCGCGACGGCTTCGACTTCACGCCCGACGACGGCGAGGCGCTCATCGAGCGCAGCGAGAGTCAGCACGACGGACCGCTGCCATCGGGGGTTGCGCTCGCGATCGAGCTGCTGCTGCGGCTCGACGCCAGCGACCACGCACCCCCAGCGGCGCGCGAGATCCTCGAGCGCACGCTCGATCGCTTCCGCGGCGCCAGCAAGCAGCCGTTCGGCTACGCGAGCCTACTGCAGGCCGCGCGCCTGGCTGCGCCGGACGCCGTCCACGTGAAGCTCTTCGCACCCTCCCACGACGACGCCGACGTGCAGGCCCTGCGCGACGCGCTGCAGGATCGCCGTCGCGGGCGGTCCACGCCGCTGTCGTGGACCTTCGTGGCGTCACCGCGGCGGGGTGCAGTGGTGTGCCGGCAGCAGACCTGCACGTCGATGCTCGGCGATCGCGACGCCGTGCTCGCGGCGATCGGTTGA
- a CDS encoding cellulase family glycosylhydrolase, translated as MTRSRLRWLAALLLPVLACSSQCAGRCGEGGSGGGERAADDDGGDTERHGDVVVADASWTVELDDAGHVRVRFNHADVLVSRFRFGGANGASYDPELKDVRVREGAVDFAVEAAPLGLRIEVHAQPLPGGNGALIELRSHAEREVPGVSGGGLQLDLRADPRTLGAASGTPEALAEQRGFRWDSGRGELRFELDRAPAFLQYDTTASAMQFGLYAGSLPAGDETLTMRIVLPDDGRWRASATARYAEMDPARWHADTLPYDDVPVDLSFLNADDVPAGVHGPVEIDAVDGGFVRAGVRKRFWGTNVAAYALFVAQDADIERQAKRLAAFGFNLVRIHHHDSAWVEPNVFGPRGRSTRTLDDAALERIDRWVAALQAEGIYVWLDLHVGRVFQPGDGIDAFRELEGGKPQGFNYVNPQVADAMQSFARQYLDRTNRYTKRRYLDDPGVLAVLVTNENDISHHFGHFMTAGAGRPEHHRMFEAAVERFAARTKLDIPRPVEPWRGGNTKLALADIEAEFFGASITQLRGMGYRGPIATTQLWGDESFYSLPSLTTGDLVDVHSYGAPETLSTNPHVESHFVHHMAMGAVLGKPISVTEWNVPAPARDRFIGPPLVAGIAALQQWDAMMLYAYVQSPIEPPVNPDIWCSWYDAGVMAMMPAAALLYRRGDMQPAKDRYVLALDREAAFGRPVHAGNAATLRTLVEHSQVRVRLPATPELPWLHTDAASPPGAIELDDVDRDHLSPAATQVVADTGEMTRDWVAGTHVIDTPRTQLATGWLGGRTIALGAVTIAMTTPKVAVAVSSLDGAPIVDAHRLLLSSVAQVLPGPGSTLPLRSEPIEGTITLRSSHPVLRVQALGRAGAKRPAIESHAREGVHTIVLQGDEAAHFWSISAP; from the coding sequence ATGACGCGCTCGCGCCTGCGATGGTTGGCCGCGCTCTTGCTGCCGGTGCTCGCCTGCAGCTCGCAGTGCGCCGGACGCTGCGGCGAGGGCGGCAGCGGCGGCGGCGAGCGAGCGGCCGACGACGATGGCGGTGACACCGAGCGCCACGGCGACGTCGTCGTCGCGGACGCCAGCTGGACCGTCGAGCTCGACGACGCCGGTCACGTCCGCGTGCGCTTCAATCACGCCGACGTGTTGGTCTCGCGCTTTCGCTTCGGCGGCGCGAACGGAGCCTCGTACGATCCCGAGCTGAAGGACGTGCGGGTGCGCGAGGGTGCGGTCGACTTCGCCGTCGAGGCGGCGCCGTTGGGCCTGCGGATCGAGGTGCACGCGCAGCCGCTGCCGGGGGGCAATGGCGCGCTCATCGAGCTGCGCAGTCACGCCGAGCGCGAGGTGCCTGGGGTCTCCGGCGGCGGTCTTCAGCTCGATCTGCGCGCCGACCCGCGCACGCTCGGTGCCGCCTCGGGTACGCCCGAGGCGCTGGCCGAGCAACGCGGGTTCCGCTGGGACAGTGGTCGCGGCGAGCTCCGCTTCGAGCTCGATCGTGCGCCCGCGTTCCTGCAGTACGACACCACCGCGTCGGCGATGCAGTTCGGCCTGTATGCCGGCAGCTTGCCCGCGGGCGACGAGACCCTGACGATGCGGATCGTGCTGCCCGACGACGGCCGATGGCGCGCGTCCGCGACTGCGCGCTACGCCGAGATGGACCCCGCGCGCTGGCACGCCGACACGCTGCCCTACGACGACGTGCCGGTCGATCTCTCGTTCCTCAACGCCGACGACGTGCCGGCGGGGGTCCACGGCCCGGTCGAGATCGATGCGGTCGACGGCGGCTTCGTGCGCGCGGGCGTGCGCAAGCGCTTCTGGGGCACCAACGTCGCCGCCTACGCGCTGTTCGTCGCGCAGGACGCCGACATCGAGCGGCAGGCCAAGCGGCTGGCGGCGTTCGGCTTCAACCTGGTGCGGATCCACCACCACGACTCCGCGTGGGTCGAGCCCAACGTGTTCGGGCCCCGCGGTCGCAGCACCCGCACGCTCGACGACGCCGCGCTCGAGCGCATCGATCGCTGGGTCGCGGCGCTACAGGCCGAAGGCATCTACGTGTGGCTCGATCTGCACGTCGGTCGCGTGTTCCAGCCCGGTGATGGCATCGATGCCTTCCGCGAGCTCGAGGGCGGCAAGCCGCAGGGCTTCAACTACGTGAACCCGCAGGTCGCCGACGCGATGCAGAGCTTCGCGCGGCAGTACCTCGACCGCACCAACCGCTACACCAAGCGCCGCTACCTCGATGATCCCGGCGTGCTCGCGGTGCTGGTCACCAACGAGAACGACATCTCGCATCACTTTGGCCACTTCATGACGGCGGGCGCCGGTCGACCCGAGCACCACCGCATGTTCGAGGCGGCGGTCGAGCGCTTCGCCGCACGCACCAAGCTCGACATCCCGCGGCCGGTCGAGCCGTGGCGGGGTGGCAACACCAAGCTCGCGCTCGCGGACATCGAGGCGGAGTTCTTCGGCGCTTCGATCACCCAGCTGCGCGGCATGGGCTACCGCGGCCCGATCGCGACCACCCAGCTGTGGGGCGACGAGAGCTTCTACAGCCTGCCGTCACTGACCACCGGCGATCTCGTCGACGTGCACAGCTACGGCGCGCCCGAGACGCTGTCGACCAACCCCCACGTGGAGTCGCACTTCGTCCACCACATGGCGATGGGTGCGGTGCTCGGCAAGCCGATCTCGGTCACCGAGTGGAACGTGCCCGCGCCCGCGCGTGATCGCTTCATCGGACCGCCGCTCGTCGCCGGCATCGCGGCGCTGCAGCAGTGGGACGCGATGATGCTCTACGCGTACGTGCAGAGCCCCATCGAGCCGCCGGTGAACCCCGACATCTGGTGCAGCTGGTACGACGCGGGGGTCATGGCGATGATGCCCGCCGCGGCGCTGCTGTACCGTCGCGGCGACATGCAACCCGCGAAGGATCGCTACGTGCTCGCACTCGATCGCGAGGCGGCGTTCGGTCGGCCCGTGCACGCCGGCAACGCGGCCACGCTGCGCACCCTGGTCGAGCACAGCCAGGTGCGCGTGCGGCTGCCGGCCACGCCCGAGCTACCGTGGCTGCACACCGACGCTGCGAGTCCGCCGGGGGCCATCGAGCTCGACGACGTCGATCGCGATCACCTGTCGCCGGCCGCGACGCAGGTCGTCGCCGACACCGGCGAGATGACGCGTGACTGGGTCGCGGGCACCCACGTGATCGACACGCCGCGCACGCAGCTCGCGACCGGTTGGCTCGGCGGGCGCACGATCGCACTCGGGGCGGTGACGATCGCGATGACGACGCCCAAGGTCGCCGTCGCCGTCAGCAGCCTCGATGGCGCACCGATCGTCGACGCGCACCGCCTGCTGCTGTCGAGTGTCGCGCAGGTGTTGCCCGGCCCCGGCAGCACGCTGCCGCTGCGCAGCGAACCCATCGAGGGCACCATCACCCTGCGTTCGTCCCATCCGGTGCTGCGGGTGCAGGCGCTCGGCCGCGCGGGTGCCAAGCGACCCGCGATCGAGTCGCACGCCCGCGAAGGTGTGCACACCATCGTGCTGCAGGGCGACGAGGCCGCGCACTTCTGGTCGATCAGCGCGCCGTGA